The following are encoded together in the Candidatus Tumulicola sp. genome:
- the lon gene encoding endopeptidase La, with amino-acid sequence MVPASTIGILPLQEAVLFPHTVIPLAVVKKPGIQLVEEALREGRPIGLTVLKDRDTENPGPDDVQRVGTIGTIQKMLKVPDGTLRCIVAGQQVFKVDQFTQSAPYMVAAYTELPDITLESEELVAMQRNLATLFQKLLSFLPQAPREMEMEVQNITDPAVLTYFVASTMRLETADRQALLEERDTAKRMRKLTMMLTKELEVVELGHKIQSDIQREMEKNQREFYLRQQMRAIQEELGEVDPQLAEMNEMREKVEAAGMPEDVKKSADRELDRLSKVPQASPEYSVIRTYLDWLITLPWSSETNDHIDIKRAREILDEDHYDLEKIKDRIVEYLAVGKLKKKLTGPILCFVGPPGVGKTSLGQSIARAMGRKFVRLSVGGVRDESEIRGHRRTYIGAMPGTIVRAIRDAGKKNPVMMIDEIDKVGADYRGDPQSALLEVLDPEQNFNFRDHYLDLPFDLSQVLFICTANSLDTISPALRDRMEIITLAGYTEMEKLQIAKRYLLKKQRKANGLKDAQAQITDTTLRAIINDYTREAGVRNLEREIGTVFRKIARKIAENARFKTRVQPANLVEYLSKPRFFNEVRKRVASVGVATGLAYTPVGGDILFIETQAMPGTGKLVLTGQLGDVMKESAQAAVSFLRSRSGELGLAEDYFAKHDLHIHVPAGATPKDGPSAGISIATSIASILTGLKVDPNLAMTGEITLTGQVLPIGGLKEKVLGAKRAGISKILLPKRNEMDLDDIPKEVRDTMTFVPVEELSEVLFNALGKRVISRVPLGAESGARDNVVPMRGRRVAKSARPERKRSEATRKR; translated from the coding sequence GTGGTACCGGCTAGCACGATCGGTATATTGCCGCTGCAAGAAGCGGTGCTGTTTCCGCACACCGTCATCCCGTTGGCTGTCGTCAAGAAACCCGGCATCCAGCTCGTCGAAGAGGCGTTGCGCGAAGGCAGACCGATCGGTTTGACGGTCCTGAAGGATCGCGACACCGAAAATCCTGGTCCGGACGATGTCCAGCGCGTCGGCACCATCGGTACGATTCAGAAGATGCTGAAGGTGCCGGACGGCACGTTGCGTTGCATCGTGGCCGGACAGCAAGTTTTTAAAGTCGATCAGTTCACGCAATCGGCGCCCTACATGGTGGCGGCCTACACCGAGCTTCCCGATATCACGCTGGAGAGCGAAGAGTTGGTCGCGATGCAGCGCAACCTGGCGACGTTGTTTCAAAAGCTGCTGTCGTTTCTGCCTCAGGCTCCGCGCGAGATGGAGATGGAGGTTCAGAACATCACCGATCCCGCGGTGCTGACGTACTTCGTCGCCTCGACCATGCGTTTGGAAACGGCCGACCGGCAAGCGTTGCTGGAAGAGCGCGATACCGCCAAACGCATGCGCAAGCTGACGATGATGCTCACCAAGGAGCTCGAAGTCGTCGAGCTGGGTCATAAGATCCAGAGCGACATCCAGCGTGAGATGGAAAAGAATCAGCGCGAGTTCTATCTGCGCCAGCAAATGCGCGCGATTCAAGAAGAACTCGGCGAAGTCGATCCGCAGTTGGCCGAAATGAACGAAATGCGCGAAAAAGTCGAAGCGGCGGGAATGCCGGAGGACGTGAAAAAGTCCGCCGACCGCGAACTCGACAGGCTTTCGAAAGTGCCGCAGGCCAGCCCCGAATATAGCGTCATCCGCACGTATCTCGATTGGTTGATCACGCTACCCTGGAGCAGCGAAACGAACGACCACATCGACATCAAGCGCGCGCGAGAGATTCTCGATGAAGATCATTACGATCTCGAGAAAATCAAAGACCGCATCGTCGAGTATCTTGCGGTGGGCAAACTCAAGAAAAAGCTGACCGGGCCGATCCTGTGCTTTGTCGGACCGCCCGGCGTCGGCAAGACGTCGCTCGGACAGTCGATCGCACGTGCGATGGGACGTAAGTTCGTGCGGCTGTCGGTCGGCGGCGTTCGCGACGAATCCGAGATTCGCGGGCACCGGCGCACCTACATCGGCGCGATGCCGGGAACGATCGTTCGCGCGATTCGCGATGCCGGAAAGAAAAATCCGGTCATGATGATTGATGAAATCGACAAAGTCGGCGCGGATTATCGCGGCGACCCGCAGTCGGCGCTTCTCGAAGTGTTGGACCCCGAGCAAAACTTCAATTTCCGCGACCACTACTTAGACCTTCCGTTCGACCTGTCGCAAGTGCTGTTCATCTGCACGGCCAACAGTCTCGACACGATCTCTCCGGCGCTGCGCGATCGCATGGAAATTATTACGCTGGCCGGCTATACCGAGATGGAAAAACTCCAAATCGCGAAGCGCTATTTGCTGAAGAAGCAGCGCAAGGCCAACGGTTTGAAAGACGCGCAGGCGCAGATCACCGATACCACGCTGCGCGCCATCATCAACGATTACACGCGCGAAGCCGGCGTCCGGAACCTCGAACGTGAAATCGGAACGGTGTTCCGTAAGATCGCGCGCAAGATCGCCGAGAACGCGCGCTTCAAAACGCGCGTCCAGCCCGCCAATTTGGTGGAGTATCTCAGCAAGCCGCGATTCTTCAACGAAGTTCGTAAGCGCGTGGCGTCGGTCGGCGTCGCGACGGGCCTGGCCTACACACCGGTCGGTGGCGATATCCTGTTCATCGAAACACAAGCTATGCCGGGCACCGGCAAACTGGTGCTCACCGGCCAACTCGGCGACGTGATGAAGGAAAGCGCGCAGGCAGCGGTGTCGTTCCTCCGGTCGCGCTCCGGCGAGTTAGGACTGGCCGAGGATTACTTTGCAAAGCACGACCTGCACATTCACGTCCCGGCCGGCGCGACGCCCAAGGACGGCCCGTCGGCGGGTATCTCAATCGCAACCTCGATCGCGTCGATTTTGACCGGCCTCAAGGTCGATCCGAATCTCGCGATGACCGGCGAGATTACGTTGACCGGACAAGTGCTGCCGATCGGCGGCCTGAAAGAAAAAGTGCTCGGCGCAAAGCGTGCCGGCATCAGTAAAATCTTGTTGCCGAAGCGTAACGAGATGGACCTCGACGATATCCCGAAGGAAGTCCGCGATACGATGACCTTCGTGCCGGTCGAAGAGCTGTCCGAAGTGCTGTTCAACGCTCTTGGGAAACGCGTGATCTCGCGCGTTCCCTTAGGTGCCGAGTCCGGCGCCCGGGATAACGTCGTTCCGATGCGCGGACGCCGGGTCGCCAAGAGCGCGCGTCCCGAGCGCAAGCGTAGCGAGGCAACGCGCAAGCGCTGA
- a CDS encoding Hsp20/alpha crystallin family protein, with the protein MEFVIRSRIAAPEPNADVLVDEDRGRVVAMVEVAGADPESLRVEVDERHLYIAGTRREPLRLRSASFVQKEIAYGDFAKRIHLPVAVEFDGVAASYADGLLIIALPIAATAYRPTARTELRILVKRTHS; encoded by the coding sequence ATGGAGTTCGTGATACGAAGCCGCATCGCGGCCCCCGAACCTAACGCCGACGTTCTGGTCGATGAGGATCGGGGCCGGGTGGTGGCCATGGTTGAGGTAGCCGGGGCCGACCCGGAGTCGCTCCGGGTCGAGGTCGACGAGCGTCACCTGTACATCGCGGGCACCCGCCGGGAGCCGCTGCGGCTACGCAGCGCTTCGTTCGTGCAAAAGGAAATCGCGTACGGCGACTTCGCCAAACGGATCCATTTGCCGGTCGCCGTCGAGTTCGACGGCGTTGCCGCAAGTTACGCAGACGGCCTTCTGATAATCGCGCTTCCGATCGCCGCCACGGCGTATCGTCCGACCGCGCGCACGGAACTCCGCATTTTGGTAAAGAGGACTCATTCGTAG
- a CDS encoding alkaline phosphatase family protein — MMTAFNTRRITTPLALAAGAVLLARCGDGTGSAALVVPQSNAPVATAALNGLDDRAAGKIKHVIIIIQENRSVDNLFQGFPGADTRPYGYNTDGTKIRLQPVPLTAPYDIDHSSQSFFEACDGRGTLPGTDCKMDGFNEETTSCLRGCPPNPQYGFVPHSETKPYFSMGEQYVFADRMFTSHLDASSFTSHQYIIAGQSSSSVNFPETIWGCGGGPIDTVPTLTAQRTIGTPISSCFNNQTLGDELDAAGMSWKYYTSGLEGSGSYWSAYRAIRHIRYGPDWSDRVVAPARRFFPDIKAGKLAPVTWITPSCRNSDHAGCSSDHGPVWVASLVNAIGKSKYWDSSAIFIFWDEYGGWYDHVPPKMVDYDGLGIRIPLLIISPYAKKGYVSHVQFEHGSILKFVEDQFGLPRLAASDKRAISPERDCFDFSRPPRPFAAIPAAFDETYFEREPIDPRPVDSE, encoded by the coding sequence ATGATGACAGCGTTCAACACACGACGAATTACAACGCCCCTCGCTCTCGCCGCCGGTGCCGTTCTCCTCGCTCGGTGTGGAGACGGCACCGGATCGGCCGCATTGGTCGTGCCGCAAAGCAACGCTCCGGTCGCGACGGCCGCTCTGAACGGGCTCGACGATCGCGCCGCGGGCAAAATCAAACACGTCATTATTATTATTCAGGAGAATCGCAGCGTCGATAATCTGTTCCAAGGCTTTCCGGGCGCCGATACGCGTCCGTACGGATACAATACTGACGGCACGAAGATACGCTTGCAGCCCGTTCCGTTAACTGCTCCGTACGATATCGACCATAGCTCGCAATCGTTTTTCGAAGCGTGCGACGGCCGAGGGACGCTGCCGGGGACGGACTGCAAGATGGATGGATTCAACGAGGAAACCACGAGCTGTCTTCGTGGCTGCCCGCCGAATCCGCAGTACGGGTTCGTCCCGCACAGCGAGACGAAGCCGTATTTTTCGATGGGCGAGCAGTACGTCTTCGCCGATCGCATGTTCACGTCACACTTGGACGCATCGAGCTTTACCTCGCATCAGTACATCATCGCCGGTCAGTCGAGTTCTTCGGTCAATTTCCCGGAAACGATCTGGGGCTGTGGAGGCGGTCCAATCGACACCGTTCCGACACTGACCGCCCAACGTACGATCGGAACGCCTATTTCGAGTTGCTTCAACAATCAAACGCTCGGCGACGAATTGGACGCCGCGGGAATGTCGTGGAAGTACTATACGTCCGGTTTAGAGGGAAGCGGCAGTTATTGGAGTGCGTACCGTGCGATTCGGCATATTCGATACGGGCCGGATTGGAGCGATCGCGTCGTCGCTCCGGCACGACGTTTTTTCCCGGATATCAAGGCGGGTAAGCTGGCACCCGTAACCTGGATAACGCCGTCGTGCCGCAATTCCGACCACGCGGGTTGTTCGTCGGATCACGGTCCCGTCTGGGTGGCGTCGCTCGTCAATGCGATCGGCAAGTCCAAATATTGGGACTCCAGTGCCATCTTTATTTTTTGGGACGAATACGGTGGCTGGTACGATCACGTTCCGCCAAAGATGGTCGACTACGATGGTCTCGGTATCCGCATTCCATTGCTTATCATTTCGCCGTACGCCAAGAAAGGGTACGTTTCGCACGTCCAGTTCGAGCACGGCAGCATTCTAAAGTTCGTCGAGGACCAATTCGGCCTGCCGCGTTTAGCGGCTTCGGACAAGCGCGCGATCTCGCCGGAACGAGATTGCTTCGATTTCTCCCGTCCGCCTCGGCCGTTTGCAGCGATACCGGCGGCGTTCGACGAGACGTACTTCGAAAGAGAGCCGATCGACCCGCGGCCGGTCGATAGCGAGTAG
- a CDS encoding alkaline phosphatase family protein: MMKISKPFFGAALVLSFAACNGWSGASFPTSSAGGAQAIGGLDDLRQPASGKIKHVVIIIQENRSVDDLFTGFPGADTRSYGYDSKNHKIRLQPVPLEAGYDIDHSLKSFLQACNGSGSMPGTDCRMNGFDKEALMCLTCKPDAQYGYVPHSETKPYFAMGEQYVFADRMFTSHIDASSFTSHQYIIAGQSSSSDDFPSSLWGCGGGSTDTVPTLTMRRRQGTPVRPCFNNRTLGDELDAAGISWGYFTSALDANGQLWNAYQAIRHIRYGADWKRNVISPQTKFFKAIDDAELPAVSWVTPTCENSDHADCDSNHGPEWVASLVNAVGTSKYWNSTAIFVFWDEYGGWYDHVPPKMVDYDGLGIRVPLLVISPYAKKGYVSHVQYEHGSLLRFVEDQFGLPRLAASDERAKSPEKDCFDFSRPPRPFQTIPAALGRHDFEREPLDLRPTDTE, translated from the coding sequence ATGATGAAAATCTCGAAGCCCTTCTTCGGTGCGGCGCTGGTTCTGTCATTCGCAGCATGTAACGGATGGAGCGGGGCATCGTTCCCAACATCTTCCGCCGGCGGCGCCCAAGCGATCGGCGGTCTCGACGATTTGCGGCAGCCGGCGAGCGGAAAAATCAAGCACGTCGTTATCATCATTCAGGAAAATCGTAGCGTCGACGACCTTTTCACCGGTTTTCCCGGGGCCGATACACGTTCGTACGGTTACGATAGCAAGAATCACAAGATCCGGCTGCAGCCGGTTCCGCTGGAAGCGGGCTACGATATCGATCACAGCCTCAAGTCCTTTCTGCAAGCGTGCAACGGAAGTGGAAGCATGCCCGGCACGGACTGCCGGATGAACGGCTTCGACAAAGAAGCGTTAATGTGCCTCACCTGCAAACCGGACGCTCAATACGGTTACGTCCCGCACAGCGAAACCAAGCCATACTTCGCAATGGGCGAGCAGTACGTTTTCGCCGACCGCATGTTCACTTCACATATCGACGCCAGCAGCTTCACGTCGCACCAATACATCATTGCCGGTCAGTCTAGCTCGTCGGACGATTTCCCAAGCTCGTTGTGGGGTTGCGGCGGTGGTTCGACCGATACGGTTCCGACGTTGACGATGCGGCGCCGTCAAGGGACGCCGGTTCGTCCGTGCTTCAATAATCGAACGCTAGGCGACGAACTGGACGCAGCGGGTATTTCTTGGGGATACTTCACGTCGGCGTTGGACGCGAACGGTCAATTGTGGAACGCATATCAAGCGATCCGGCACATCCGGTACGGAGCCGATTGGAAAAGAAACGTCATAAGTCCGCAGACGAAATTTTTCAAGGCGATCGACGACGCAGAATTGCCTGCAGTCAGTTGGGTGACGCCGACGTGCGAAAACTCCGATCACGCCGATTGCGACTCGAATCACGGACCGGAGTGGGTCGCCTCCCTCGTCAACGCGGTCGGGACCTCAAAATATTGGAACTCGACCGCGATCTTCGTCTTTTGGGATGAATACGGCGGATGGTACGACCACGTCCCTCCGAAGATGGTCGACTACGATGGCCTCGGTATCCGCGTCCCGTTGCTCGTCATTTCTCCGTATGCAAAAAAAGGCTACGTTTCGCACGTGCAATACGAGCACGGCAGCCTTCTTCGATTCGTCGAAGACCAGTTTGGACTGCCCCGCCTTGCGGCATCGGACGAGCGAGCGAAATCGCCGGAAAAGGATTGCTTCGATTTCTCGCGCCCTCCCAGGCCGTTCCAAACGATTCCGGCAGCGCTCGGCCGGCACGATTTCGAGCGCGAACCACTCGACCTTCGCCCAACGGATACGGAATGA
- a CDS encoding alkaline phosphatase family protein: MIFLHRLGFVQRTITVGLLLSTSLFVAGCNQSAAASLPDVGGKGMRSLDGPGYRPSGKIQHVIIIVQENRSVDDLFPGLPGADTRSYGYDSNGNKIALQPVPLESSYDIDHSLASFLAACNGLGKLPGTKCQMNGFNNEKVGCLVGCPPNPQYGYVPRSETKPYFDMAESYVFGDRMFTSMIDASSFTSHQYIIAGQSSSSVDFPASRWGCGGGANDTVPTLTMQRSESTPIKPCFTNQTLGDELDAARISWGYYTATLNNADSIWNAYQAIRHIRYGPDWKRNVFSPQTKFFKAVAQGTLPAVSWVTPTCNNSDHAGCESNHGPHWVASLVNAIGQSKYWKSSAIFVFWDEYGGWYDHVAPKMLDYDGLGLRVPLLIISPYAKRGYVSHVQFEHGSILKFVEDQFDLPRLAASDTRANSPEADCFDFSKPPRPFKTIPSSFGKTYFENEPLDRRVPDAE; this comes from the coding sequence TTGATTTTTCTCCATCGGCTCGGGTTCGTCCAGAGGACGATTACCGTCGGCCTGTTATTGTCAACGTCGCTATTCGTGGCTGGCTGCAACCAGAGCGCCGCAGCGTCGTTACCGGATGTCGGCGGAAAAGGGATGCGATCGCTCGATGGGCCGGGCTATAGACCAAGCGGAAAGATCCAGCACGTCATCATCATCGTGCAAGAAAATCGGAGCGTCGACGACCTCTTTCCGGGCCTCCCAGGAGCCGACACGCGATCGTACGGTTACGACAGCAACGGCAACAAGATCGCCTTGCAACCGGTGCCACTCGAGTCGTCGTACGATATCGATCATAGTTTAGCGTCGTTCCTAGCCGCGTGTAACGGACTCGGAAAACTACCCGGGACGAAGTGCCAAATGAACGGCTTCAATAACGAGAAGGTTGGCTGCCTGGTCGGCTGCCCTCCGAACCCCCAGTACGGTTACGTGCCGCGTAGCGAAACGAAACCCTATTTCGACATGGCCGAGAGTTACGTATTCGGCGACCGCATGTTCACGTCGATGATCGATGCCAGCAGCTTCACATCGCATCAATACATCATCGCGGGCCAATCCAGTTCTTCGGTCGATTTTCCGGCCTCGCGGTGGGGCTGCGGCGGCGGCGCGAACGATACCGTTCCGACGCTCACGATGCAGCGCAGCGAATCGACCCCGATCAAACCGTGTTTCACGAATCAGACGCTCGGCGACGAACTCGATGCGGCGCGCATCTCGTGGGGATATTACACGGCGACCCTCAATAACGCCGATAGTATATGGAACGCATATCAGGCGATCCGGCACATTCGCTACGGCCCGGACTGGAAGAGAAACGTGTTTAGCCCGCAAACCAAATTTTTTAAGGCGGTCGCCCAAGGAACGCTTCCCGCCGTGAGCTGGGTCACGCCGACGTGTAACAATTCCGATCACGCCGGTTGTGAGTCGAATCACGGTCCGCACTGGGTAGCGTCGCTCGTCAATGCGATCGGTCAGTCAAAGTATTGGAAGTCGAGCGCGATCTTCGTCTTCTGGGACGAGTACGGTGGCTGGTACGATCACGTCGCGCCAAAAATGCTCGATTACGATGGCTTAGGCCTACGCGTCCCGTTATTAATTATCTCGCCGTATGCGAAGCGCGGTTACGTATCTCACGTGCAGTTCGAACACGGCAGCATTCTGAAGTTCGTCGAAGACCAGTTCGACCTCCCGCGCCTAGCGGCATCGGATACGCGCGCCAATTCCCCCGAAGCCGACTGCTTCGATTTTTCAAAGCCGCCCCGCCCCTTTAAGACGATTCCGTCGTCGTTCGGCAAAACGTATTTTGAGAACGAGCCGCTCGACCGGCGCGTTCCGGACGCAGAATGA
- a CDS encoding alkaline phosphatase family protein, with product MNFMRLPCLGILALSCSVALPACSTPTAGAPSWVGALPDLRAIERHAAASSKIQHVIIIVQENRSVDNLFQGYPGADVRSYGYDSTGKKIALTPIKLQTPWDVDHSLQSYLEACNGTGSLPGTNCQMNGFNKELVTCGHGPSQCPPNPQYGYVPASETKPYFAMAQQYVLADHMFTSMIDASSFVSHQYIIAGQAQSSVNFPTSIWGCDGGKSDSIATLTQQRVEGPTIQPCFPSTTLGDELDTAGLSWGYYTASINGDGNIWNAYQAIDHIRYGPDWHKNVHWPATKFFKAIDGGALPAVSWVTPTCQNSDHAGCRSNHGPHWVASLVNAIGESKYWNSSAIFIFWDEYGGWYDHVAPKMLDYDGLGLRVPLLIISPYAKKGYVSHVQYEHGSILRFVEDQFGLARLAASDTRATSPEKDAFDFTQKPRAFEPIQSKLKRAYFEKEPNDPRIPDSE from the coding sequence ATGAATTTTATGCGCTTGCCTTGTTTGGGAATTCTAGCTCTGTCTTGTTCCGTCGCGCTGCCGGCCTGCAGCACTCCGACCGCAGGAGCGCCGAGCTGGGTCGGCGCGTTGCCCGATCTTCGCGCCATCGAACGGCACGCAGCCGCATCGAGCAAGATTCAGCACGTCATCATCATCGTCCAAGAAAACCGTAGCGTCGACAATTTGTTCCAAGGCTATCCGGGCGCCGACGTTCGGTCGTACGGCTACGATAGTACTGGAAAAAAGATTGCCCTGACGCCCATTAAGCTCCAAACCCCATGGGACGTCGATCACAGCCTACAGTCGTACCTCGAAGCCTGCAACGGTACGGGAAGTCTGCCTGGGACGAATTGTCAGATGAACGGATTCAATAAGGAGCTCGTAACGTGCGGTCACGGACCGTCGCAGTGTCCGCCCAATCCGCAGTATGGTTACGTCCCGGCCTCCGAAACCAAACCATACTTCGCGATGGCGCAACAATACGTGTTGGCCGATCATATGTTCACGTCGATGATCGATGCCAGCAGCTTCGTTTCGCATCAGTACATTATCGCGGGCCAGGCACAGTCGTCGGTCAACTTTCCCACCTCGATTTGGGGCTGCGACGGCGGAAAGAGCGACTCTATTGCGACGCTCACCCAGCAGCGAGTGGAGGGGCCGACGATTCAACCGTGTTTTCCAAGCACGACGCTCGGCGACGAACTCGACACGGCCGGCCTTTCGTGGGGATACTACACCGCGTCGATTAATGGCGACGGAAATATATGGAACGCGTATCAGGCGATCGATCACATCCGCTACGGACCGGATTGGCACAAAAACGTGCACTGGCCGGCGACAAAATTCTTCAAAGCCATCGACGGTGGCGCGCTGCCGGCAGTAAGCTGGGTCACTCCGACGTGTCAAAACTCCGATCATGCGGGATGCAGGTCGAATCACGGGCCGCACTGGGTAGCTTCGCTCGTCAACGCAATCGGTGAATCCAAGTATTGGAACTCGAGCGCAATTTTTATTTTCTGGGACGAATACGGCGGCTGGTACGATCACGTCGCGCCAAAGATGCTGGACTACGACGGCTTAGGGTTACGTGTTCCGCTGTTGATTATTTCGCCGTATGCCAAGAAAGGCTACGTGTCGCACGTCCAATACGAGCACGGCAGCATACTGCGTTTCGTTGAGGATCAGTTCGGACTAGCTCGGTTGGCAGCGTCGGATACGCGTGCGACGTCGCCCGAAAAAGATGCGTTCGATTTCACGCAGAAACCTCGAGCGTTCGAGCCGATTCAGTCCAAACTCAAGCGAGCATATTTTGAAAAGGAGCCGAACGACCCGCGCATTCCGGACTCCGAATAG
- a CDS encoding SMP-30/gluconolactonase/LRE family protein, whose product MNMPQSAKYILGVAAAAALLAGCSSGATSSLAPSGAPVVGGASKLMHNGHVLTTSILDPKVAIRKSDLSKSHPLHGKIDSRTKTFWISDSGDNVVQVYSYPSGSYMGALAAPPEGFSEPQGMCSDKNGNVFIANTENSKIDEYAPSGTFTQALSDPGEFPAGCAVDPKSGTLAVSNIISTSDYAGGISLYANASGAPQQLTDPNMFEVFFIGYLGKTGNLYYSGFDNSFYAAISSYIGGNFALLPISGATIGFPGTVSNAHKTGSLAIGDQDTFSGPTFYQVDATGTVSGSTVLSCPSGYCDVVQATIKGTKVVAPDAESLDAGVYPYPAGGAALVTVSGFGQPIGSAVSSVKN is encoded by the coding sequence ATGAATATGCCACAATCGGCAAAATATATTTTGGGCGTGGCCGCAGCGGCCGCGCTCCTCGCGGGTTGCAGCAGCGGCGCAACCTCGTCGCTTGCTCCGTCGGGCGCCCCGGTCGTCGGCGGCGCCAGCAAGCTCATGCACAACGGCCACGTCCTTACGACCTCGATCCTCGACCCGAAGGTCGCGATTCGTAAGAGCGACCTCTCGAAGTCGCATCCGCTTCACGGCAAGATCGACTCCAGAACAAAGACGTTCTGGATCAGCGATTCCGGCGATAACGTAGTTCAGGTGTACTCCTATCCGTCGGGCAGCTACATGGGCGCCCTCGCGGCCCCGCCCGAAGGCTTCTCGGAGCCGCAAGGCATGTGCTCGGACAAGAACGGCAACGTGTTCATTGCGAACACGGAAAACAGCAAGATCGACGAGTACGCTCCCAGCGGCACGTTCACGCAAGCACTGTCGGATCCGGGTGAGTTCCCGGCCGGTTGCGCAGTCGATCCGAAGTCCGGAACGCTCGCCGTTTCGAACATCATCAGCACCAGCGACTATGCTGGCGGCATCAGCCTGTATGCCAACGCTTCGGGCGCCCCGCAGCAGCTGACCGATCCGAACATGTTCGAAGTGTTCTTCATCGGCTACCTCGGCAAGACTGGAAACCTCTACTACAGCGGTTTCGATAACTCGTTCTATGCGGCGATCAGCTCGTACATCGGCGGCAACTTCGCGCTCCTCCCGATCAGCGGCGCGACGATCGGCTTCCCGGGTACCGTGTCCAACGCTCATAAGACGGGCTCTTTGGCCATCGGCGACCAAGACACGTTCAGCGGCCCGACCTTCTACCAGGTCGACGCCACCGGCACCGTGAGTGGTTCGACCGTTCTCAGCTGTCCGTCGGGCTACTGCGACGTCGTTCAAGCGACGATCAAGGGCACGAAGGTCGTTGCTCCGGATGCCGAATCGCTCGACGCCGGCGTCTATCCGTACCCGGCGGGCGGCGCCGCGCTCGTCACCGTCAGCGGTTTTGGCCAGCCGATCGGTTCGGCAGTCAGCTCCGTCAAGAACTAA
- a CDS encoding alkaline phosphatase family protein: protein MRPSSQLTFVACTALLAGMLSACSSSPTSSQSSSFSPQAQRYAPAGANKIQHVVIIVQENRTIDNLFQGYPGANTQSEGKNSKGETIKLTPVSLKTQYIINHSAAAMFDACDGTGSLPGTKCKMDGFDKEGSYGGPTNPEYVYVPHSESKPYWDMAKEWVLGDDFHTSQLDESFASHQYIIAGQAATSVDVPEPGEWGCSGDGLVETLTQARTYGGRQTPCFDYTTLGDELDAASLTWRFYSSKISQPMGGFWSGYQAIKHIRYGKDWANVITPQKRILNDVPAGKLASVTWVTPTCEESDHSACGGGLGPAWVTSVVNAIGESKYWDSTAIFVFWDDWGGLYDHVKPPMVDYDGLGFRTPLLVISPYAKRNFVSKVQYEHGSILKFTEDIFGLPRMADSDTRATSVAGDCFDFNQKPRTFVPIQAPQKAEFFLTRAADERAPDYE, encoded by the coding sequence ATGCGGCCATCGTCGCAACTCACATTCGTCGCCTGCACCGCGCTGCTGGCCGGCATGCTTTCGGCGTGTTCGTCCAGCCCGACGTCATCGCAAAGTAGTTCGTTTTCGCCTCAGGCGCAACGGTACGCACCGGCCGGAGCGAATAAAATTCAACACGTGGTCATCATCGTTCAAGAAAACCGAACGATCGACAACCTGTTTCAGGGATATCCAGGTGCCAACACGCAGTCGGAAGGTAAGAACTCGAAAGGCGAAACGATTAAACTTACGCCGGTCAGCTTAAAGACGCAATATATTATCAATCATTCGGCTGCGGCGATGTTCGACGCGTGCGATGGCACCGGAAGTCTTCCCGGAACGAAGTGTAAGATGGACGGCTTCGACAAGGAAGGCTCGTACGGAGGTCCTACCAACCCGGAATACGTCTACGTTCCGCACAGCGAGTCCAAACCGTATTGGGACATGGCAAAAGAATGGGTGCTCGGAGACGACTTCCACACGTCGCAATTGGACGAAAGCTTTGCGTCGCATCAGTACATCATCGCCGGGCAGGCTGCGACGAGCGTCGACGTTCCCGAACCGGGCGAATGGGGTTGCTCTGGAGACGGGCTGGTCGAAACGCTGACGCAGGCCCGCACGTACGGAGGGAGGCAAACGCCGTGCTTCGATTACACGACGCTGGGTGACGAACTCGATGCTGCCAGCCTCACGTGGCGTTTCTACTCCAGCAAGATCTCGCAACCAATGGGCGGCTTTTGGTCGGGATATCAAGCCATCAAACATATTCGATACGGCAAAGACTGGGCGAACGTCATCACTCCACAAAAAAGGATCCTTAACGACGTGCCTGCCGGCAAACTTGCCAGCGTGACGTGGGTAACCCCGACGTGCGAAGAGTCGGATCACAGTGCGTGTGGCGGCGGCCTCGGACCGGCCTGGGTAACCTCGGTGGTAAATGCGATCGGCGAAAGCAAGTACTGGGATTCCACCGCGATTTTCGTCTTTTGGGACGACTGGGGTGGCCTCTACGACCACGTGAAGCCGCCGATGGTCGATTACGATGGACTCGGTTTTCGTACGCCGCTGCTCGTTATCTCACCGTATGCCAAACGCAACTTCGTTTCTAAGGTGCAATACGAGCACGGCAGCATCTTGAAGTTCACCGAAGATATTTTCGGACTTCCGCGGATGGCAGACTCCGACACGCGCGCGACATCGGTGGCCGGCGACTGCTTCGACTTCAACCAGAAACCGCGAACGTTCGTGCCGATTCAAGCTCCGCAGAAGGCAGAGTTCTTTTTGACGCGCGCCGCCGACGAACGGGCACCGGACTACGAATAG